The segment CAACGGCGACTACGACGGCTCTTACCGTTCACGCAAGCAGCTGAAATATAAAAACAGCTTCGGCGATGTGGATCTCTTCGCCTCTTACCTGTTTGACGACAATGAGTTCCTGCCGGGCAATGGCCTGCGTTACAAGCGTAAAGGCGGCGGCTCGCTGGGTGTGGACTACCACATCACCGACGATCTGAGCTGGGGCACCGCGTGGAACTACACCCGTGCGGCGATGCGTAACCCGAACAATGGCGACAGCAAAACCTACGACCAGAACATCTTCGGTACTGCGCTGAGCTGGACACCGGGTAACTGGACGCTCTCTGCCGGCGGTGGCTGGTATCAGAACTTCATGACCACCAGACGCAAAGATGTGCATGACTACTTTGCGGGCGATGCGTGGGGCCTGGAATATTTCGCTGGCTACAAAATTCCGGTCGCGCAGTATGGCCTGAAAGCGGTTCAGCCTTACGTGATGGGCGATCGCATCGAGTATGCGAACGGCCGTGACTACCAGCGTATTGACAACGGTCTGGGTGTGACGCTGTTCCTCGACTACGGTTTCCGTGTCGATTACGAACATGTCTTTACCTCCAGCACCGATAACCTGGGTGACATGAACCTGGTGCGTCTGCGCTACGACTTCTGATCATCCTGACGGCTCCTGCGGGAGCCGTTTTCTTTTGCGCCCCCTGTTTGTGCCAGCCTGAGGCCGCTGGCTGGCGAGCTGCAGCAAACTAACGCGATTACGCGGTGAAAAACGCTGCACAGGCCGTGAAAAACGGCGTCATAGAAAGCTTTACGCAAATAGACCGATCCCCCTATCGACGAAACTTTCACCTTTACGTATCATGGCGCCAATTTTTTTCAGT is part of the Pantoea sp. Ep11b genome and harbors:
- a CDS encoding porin; translation: MKMRTFSLSAVAALMAVLPFASQAEITLLKQDPQAGDPLSRLNFTFGGSIRAQVNHQTGVDDKSYKRDGFDGGTRFRFGADYYLFDDVSWVSYYELGVNVPALFSWDGHYADGANNTTRRQLYTGLKSKTWGQLTFGQQNSVYYDTVGAKTDIWDYDMIGQAPGNGINGDYDGSYRSRKQLKYKNSFGDVDLFASYLFDDNEFLPGNGLRYKRKGGGSLGVDYHITDDLSWGTAWNYTRAAMRNPNNGDSKTYDQNIFGTALSWTPGNWTLSAGGGWYQNFMTTRRKDVHDYFAGDAWGLEYFAGYKIPVAQYGLKAVQPYVMGDRIEYANGRDYQRIDNGLGVTLFLDYGFRVDYEHVFTSSTDNLGDMNLVRLRYDF